The stretch of DNA GGTTCCCCGGCATGCCCGACGTGACGCTGGTCCCGGTGGTCGTCGACCTGCCGGACGCACCGGGCGCACGGCTGGTCAGCAACATCATCGATATCGATCCGACAGAGGTCACGATCGGCATGCAGCTGAGCGTCGACTTCCATCCCATCGCGGACGGCTGGTTGCTTCCGGTCTTCCGCAGGGCCGACTGAGAGGAGAGGGACGACATGAGCGAACTCGACGAGGACAACAGCCTCCACGAGCTCCCGCTGGAGTTCCTGCAGAACATCGCGAACAGCGGTGGCTGGTGCGATGGCCAGGCGATCATCCCCGACGGGGACGACTACAAGTGCTGGTGCTCGTGCGGGAACTGGGCGATCCGGGCCGGGTCCACCGAGGAGGGCCTGCGCGCTGCGCGCGTCCACACCGGAAGCATCCCCGCTTGAGCGGCGAGGTCGCCGACTGGCCGGACCGCCCCTGGGCCCGACGCTGGCCCGGGGGCGGTCCGGAGTACGGCGCGGCGTACGGCCGCATGATCGACCAGATGCGGGGGTTCCTCGACCACCTGGCGGCTGCCCAGCCCGACGAGGAGACCCTCGCGCAACTGGGTGCGGAGCTCGCCTACTGGTCCGACCGGCTCAAGCCGCTGGAGGTGCCCGAGGGCGAGCGCGTGTTCGGCCGGCGCGTCGAGCTGCCGGGGCGCGGCCAGACGATGGTGCCCCAGTTCATGGTGACCGGCGAGGACGATCAGGAGGTCGCCGGCACGGTCTCCTTCGGCGACTACTTCCTGGGCGGCAACATGGCTGTCCACGGGGGCGCCATCCCGCTGCTCTTCGACGAGGTGCTCGGCCGGCTCGCCCAGTCCGGCGGCCGGGCGCCCTGTCGCACCGCGTACCTCAAGACCGACTTCCGGTCGATCACCCCGATCGGGCCGGTCCTACGGGTCCGGGCCTGGTTCGAGCGCGAGGAGGGCCGCAAGCGGTTCCTGCGCGCCACGCTGCACCACGGCGAGGTGCTGTGCGCCGAGGCGGACGCGCTGTTCGTCGAACTCAAGCCAGGGCAACCATAGACTAAATCAGTTAACTCATTTAGTCTATCGGCATGAAGATTGGCATGCCGCTGAACTACGCCGGTGGGTTCGCCGAAACCGTCGAGGAGTTGCGCGAGTTCGAGGACGTGGGCCTCGACGTGGTCCTGCTGCCCGAGGCGTACTCGTTCGACTCCGTCAGCCAGATCGGCTTCATCGCCGCCCGTACCGAGCGGGTCCAGATCGCGACCAGCATCCTCAACATCTACTCCCGGACGCCCACGCTGCTGGCCATGACGGCGGCCGGGATCGACTACATCTCCGGCGGGCGCTTCGTCCTGGGGATCGGGGCCTCCGGGCCGCAGGTGGTGGAGGGCTTCCACGGCATCAAGTACGACGCCCCGCTGGGTCGTACCCGAGAGGTCGTCGAGATCTGCCGCTCGGTGTGGCGCCGGGAGCCGGTCGAGCACGACGGCCGGTACTACCACCTGCCCCTGACCCCGGAGTACGGCGGGGGCGGTCTGGGGAAGCCGCTCAAGCTGATCAACCATCCGGTTCGCTCGCGCATCCCCATCGTGCTCGCGGCCCTCGGCCCCAAGAACGTGCAGCAGGCAGCCGAGCTCTGCGAGGGCTGGGAGCCGATCTTCTATCTGCCCGAGCGCGCTGAGTCGGCATTCGGCGAGGCGTTGGCGGCCGGGCGCGCGAAGCGGTCCGCCGATCTCCCGCCGCTGGAGATCTGCGCCGACACCAAGGTGCTGATCACCGAGGACGCCGACGAGCTCGCCGCCGGCGTCCAGGCCGTGCGGCAGCACCTCGCGCTCTACATCGGGGGGATGGGCGCCAGGGGCAAGAACTTCTACACCGAGCTCGCCGGCCGCTACGGCTACGGCGAGGCCGCCGAGACCATCCAGGACCTGTTCCTGTCGGGTCGCAAGGCCGAGGCCGCGGCGGCGGTGCCGGACGGACTCGTGCACGGCGTGACGCTCCTCGGCTCGCCGGGGCACGTCGCCGAGCGCGCGGCGGCCTTCGTCGCCGCGGGTGTCACCACCCTCAACGCCACACCCATCGCCACCACCCACGAGCGTCGGGTCAAGGACATCGCCCGGCTGAAGGAGTACGTCGCATGAACATGACCATCCACGACGACCCGGTAGCGGTCACCGTCCCGGCATCCCTCGCGGGCAAGCGCGTGGCGGTGCTCGGCGGCACGGGCCCGCAGGGACGGGGGCTGGCTCGGCGCTTCGCGCTCGCGGGCCTGGAGGTGGTGATCGGGAGCAGGGACGGCGAGCGCGCGGTGGCGATGGCCGAGGAGCTCACCGCCGAGATCGGCGGGCCGGTCGGCGGTGGCGAGAACGCAGCCGTCGCTGCGGGTGCCGACATCGTCCTCCTGGTGGTGCCGTGGGACGGTCATGCGCGACTGGTCAAGGAGCTCGCGCACGTCCTGGCGGGGAAGGTGGTCGTCGACTGCGTCAACCCGCTGTCGTTCGGCAAGCACGGGTGCTCGCCGATCCTCGTGGAGGAGGGTTCGGCGGTCGAGCAGGCTCAGATGCTCCTTCCCGACTCCGTCGTGGTCGGCGCGTTCAACACCATCAGCGCCGTTCTGCTCAACGACCCGGAGCAGGGTCGGATCGACACCGACGTGCTGGTGGTGGGGGACGTGCGTGAGGCGACCGACCTCGTCCAGGACCTCGCCGCGACGATCCCGGGTGTCCGCGGCATCTTCGCGGGCCGGCAGTTCAACGCCCACCAGGTCGAGGCGTTCACCGCCAACCTGATCAGCATGAACCGTCGCTACAAGGCGCACGCCGGCATTCGGGTCACGGACATCTGATGACGACGATGTATCCGCAGTTCCCGGCGCCGTCGGCGAAGGCGGAGCGCCTGTACGCCGAGATGATCGACTTCATGCAGGGCGAGGTCCTGCCCGCCGAGGCGACGTACGAGGCCTATCGCGAGGCGGTCGGCCCCGAGGACCACACCCTGCCGCCGGTGGTCGAGGAGCTGAAGGAGAAGGCGCGGGCCCGAGGCCTGTGGAACCTGTTCCTGCCTGCGGTCTCGGGCCTGACGCAGCTGGAGTACGCCGCGATCGCGGAGCTGTCGGGTTGGTCGCCCGACCTCGCTCCGGAGGCGATCAACTGCCAGGCCCCCGACACCGGCAACATGGAGCTCCTCCACCTCGTCGGGACGGAGGAGCAGAAGCAGCGGTGGCTGCAGCCGCTGCTCGAGGGCCGGATCCGATCCGCGTTCGCGATGACCGAGCCCGCGGTCGCCTCCTCCGACGCCACCAACATCGAGACCCGGATCGAGCGCGACGGCGACACCTACGTGATCAACGGACGCAAGTGGTGGATCACCGGCGCGGCGGATCCGCGGTGCGAGGTGCTGATCGTGATGGGCAAGACCGACCCGACGGCCCCCACCCACCGCCAGCAGTCGATGGTCATCGTCCCGACCGCCACGCCCGGCGTCGTGATCGAGAGGTCCTATCCCGTCTTCGGGCGCCAGGACCAGCACGGACACTGCGCCATCTCCTTCACCGACGTGCGCGTGCCGATCGCGAACATCCTCGGCGAGGAGGGCGGCGGCTTCGCCGCCGCGCAGATGAGACTCGGCCCCGGACGCATCCATCACGTCATGCGCGCTCTCGGCGCGGGTGAGCGGGCGCTGTCCCTGATGGTCGAGCGCGTGCAGCAGCGGGTGGCGTTCGGCAAGCCGCTCGCCGAGCAGGGCGCCATCCAGGAGCGGATCGCCGAGAGCCGCATCGAGCTCGAGCAGGCGAGGGCGCTGTGTCATCGTGCGGCGTACGCGGTCGACTCCGCGGGCAACAAGGCTGCCCGCCAGCTCATCTCCGCGGCCAAGGTCGCGGTGCCTCGAGCCGTCCTCAACGTCATCGACCGGGCGATCCAGGTCCACGGCGGGGCGGGCATCTCGGACGCGACCCCGCTCGCAGCCCTCTACGGCTGGCACCGCGCGATGCGGATCTTCGACGGTCCCGACGAGGTGCACCTCGCGACACTGGCACGCCACGAGCTCGGTAAGGAGCCGTTGTTCAAGGTCTGAGGAGAGCCGCGCGGACCTCCGCGCGGAGCTCCGCCTTGCGGACCTTGCCGATCGGTGTGCGGGGGAGGGCGTCGCGGACCTCGACGTACTCGGGGGTCTTCTGACGGGCGAGGCCGGCCTGGGCGAAATGGGCCTGGATCGTCTCGAGCGTCGGAGCATGGCCGGGTGCGGCGACGACGATGGCGCCCACCTTCTCGCCGTAGTACGGATCGGGTACGGCGACGGCCGCGGCGTCGATCACGCCGGGACAGCCGAGCAGCACGTCCTCCACCTCGCGGGACGAGATCGTCTCGCCGGCGCGGATGATCACGTCCTTGGCCCGATCGGTGATCGTGAGATAGCCCTCGCTGTCGAGGTGGCCGATGTCGCCGGTCCGCAGCCAGCGGCCGTCCTGGTCCTCGAGGAACGTCTCCGCGTCCAGGCTCGGATCCCGGTAACCGAGGAAGAGCTCGGGGCCGCGGGTGAGAACCTCGCCGTCGACGCCCCGCGGCACGTCGCGCATCCGCTCGTCGACGATCCGGACCTGGGTGCCCGGCGTCGGCAGACCGTCGGTGAACTGGCGCTTCTCGAGCGGGTCGCGCGCCGTGCCGGAGGAGATGGTCGGCTGCTCGGTCGAGCCGTAGCAGCGGAAGGCCCGGATCCCGAGCCGGTCGGCGCGGGCGACCAGCTCGGAGGGAACCGTCGCCGCCCCCACCAGGTACTCGTCGAGACTGCCGAGCGGCGCGCCGGCCTCCAGGGCGTCGAGCAGCGTCGCGAGGTGGAGGGGCGTGCCCGAGGTCATCGTGACAGCTTGCGAGGCGATGAGGTCGATCGCCACGTCCGGCTTCCAGCCGTCCATCACGACCGTCGGGGTGCCGAGCAGGAGGGGGCGCAGGATCGAGACCAGGCCCGCGACGTGGCCGAAGGGGAACGAGATCAGGGCGACGGCATCCTCGCCCTGCCCCAGGATCGCCGGCTGACTCCGGATCTCCGCGAGCAGGCCCGCATGGCTGTGCTGGACGCCCTTGGGCGCTGACGTCGTGCCCGAGGTGTAGCTGAGGACGGCGACCGCGCCCTCGTCCGGCTCGACGGGCTCCAGGACGGCGCCGCTGACGGGATCGCCCATGGCATCGGACCACGCGACCGTGTCGGGGACGGCGCCGCCGATCATCACGACCGTCTCGACCGTCTCGACCTGGCGACGCAGCGACGGCACCCGCGCGGCGTAGTCGGTGCTGCCCCACCGGTCGACCATCACGATGGCCCGAGCACCGCTCTCGGCCAGGACGAACTCCACCTCGCGCGGGCCGTAGATGTGCACGATCGGGAGGAGCGTCGCACCGGTCAACAGGACCGCCTCGTAGGCGACGATCGCCTCCCGGCAGTTGGGCAGCTGGACGGCTACGACGTCACCGGGGCCGATGCCGCCGGCCTGGAGCCGACCCGCGACCCTGCGGGCCTCGTCGTACAGCTCGCCGACGGTCGCGGTGATACCTCGGCCGGGGGAGTGCACGTGGACGGTGCCGTCGGCGAAGCGGAGCGCGGCAGCGGTCAGCGCCGCGGGGAGGGTGTGGCCGGGTGCGGAGAGTTCTGAGCAGGTCATCGCCGCCTACCGTAGCTCATGATATGAATAAATGAGTTAACTACTTCTGGAGGCGTTGTGGCACCGGACCAGTCGGTCGTCGACCTTGCGGCGGTGCGCCGCTGGATGGACGCGCGCGGCCTCGGGGAGGGCCCGCTCGAGCAGATCGCGGCGATGACCGGCGGCACGCAGAACATCATGCTGCGCTTCCGCCGGGCGGACCGTCCCTACGTCCTCCGGCGCGGACCGGAGCACCTGCGCAAGCACAGCAACGCCTCGATCATGCGCGAGTGCCGCGTCCTGGCGGGGCTGGGCGGTACGCCGGTCCCGCACCCGTCCTTCATCGCGGCGTGCGAGGACCCCTCGGTCCTCGCCGGCGCCGTGTTCTATCTGATGGAGCCGGTCGAGGGCTTCAACGCCGGCGTCGAGCTGCCCTCACCGCACGCGGACGAGCCGAGCCTGCGGCACCGGATGGGCCTGGAGATGGCACGCTCGCTGGCCGCACTCGCCGAGGTCGACCACGAGGCGGTCGGCCTGGCCGGCTTCGGCAAGCCCGACGGCTTCCTCGAGCGTCAGGTCGGTCGGTGGCTCGGCGAGCTGGCGACGTACGACGACCTCGAGGGATATCCCGGGCCGGAGATCGGCGACGTCCAGGGGCTGGCGCGCTGGCTCGACGAACGTCGTCCCGCGCGCTTCGCTCCCGGCATCCTGCACGGCGACTACCACGCGTCCAACGTCATGTTCGCCCGCACGGGCCCCGAGGTCGCCGCCATCGTCGACTGGGAGATGTCCACGATCGGCGATCCGCTCCTCGACCTGGGCTGGCTGCTCGCGACCTGGGACCTGCCCGGCGGGAGCGCCGACTTCGGCGGCAGGCTCATGGAGGCCGGCGGCGTCGCGACGCAGTCGGAGCTGGTCGAGGCGTACGCCGCGGCCGGCGGAGCGCGCCGCGATCTCGACCGGATGGACTGGTACGTCGTCCTGGCCTGTCTCAAGCTGGGGATCATCCTCGAGGGCACTCATGCGCGCGCCTGCGCGGGGCTGGCGCCCGTCGAGGTCGGAGATCGACTCCACGACGCGGCCGTCCGTCTCCTCGAGCGCGCCCAGTCCGTCATCGACGGCTGACCGTTTCCCGACCCGGCGGCGCCGGTCGCCCGTGCCGCCCTGAAGTTCCCGATGACGAGAGAAGAGGAAACCGACCGATGATCGATTTCGAGGTGCCGACGGAGCTCGCCGAGCTGCGCGACCGCGTCCGCTCCTTCGTGGAGGAGAAGATCGTCCCCTATGAGAGCGACGCGCGCGTCACCGCGCACGGGCCGACCGAGGAACTGCGCACCGAGCTGGTGGGCCTCGCGCGGGAGGCCGGACTGCTGACGATCCAGGCGCCCAGCGAGCTGGGCGGTCTGGGCCCCAGTCACGTCGAGCAGGCGATCATCTTCGAGGCGGCGGGCTGGTCGACGCTCGGACCGGTCGCGATGAACTGCGCGGCGCCGGACGAGGGGAACATGTTCCTGCTGTCCAAGATCGCCTCTCCTGCGCAGATCGAGACCCACCTCAAGCCGATGGTCGCGGGTGAGCGTCGCTCGGCG from Nocardioides sp. BP30 encodes:
- the npdG gene encoding NADPH-dependent F420 reductase, translating into MNMTIHDDPVAVTVPASLAGKRVAVLGGTGPQGRGLARRFALAGLEVVIGSRDGERAVAMAEELTAEIGGPVGGGENAAVAAGADIVLLVVPWDGHARLVKELAHVLAGKVVVDCVNPLSFGKHGCSPILVEEGSAVEQAQMLLPDSVVVGAFNTISAVLLNDPEQGRIDTDVLVVGDVREATDLVQDLAATIPGVRGIFAGRQFNAHQVEAFTANLISMNRRYKAHAGIRVTDI
- a CDS encoding LLM class F420-dependent oxidoreductase, whose translation is MKIGMPLNYAGGFAETVEELREFEDVGLDVVLLPEAYSFDSVSQIGFIAARTERVQIATSILNIYSRTPTLLAMTAAGIDYISGGRFVLGIGASGPQVVEGFHGIKYDAPLGRTREVVEICRSVWRREPVEHDGRYYHLPLTPEYGGGGLGKPLKLINHPVRSRIPIVLAALGPKNVQQAAELCEGWEPIFYLPERAESAFGEALAAGRAKRSADLPPLEICADTKVLITEDADELAAGVQAVRQHLALYIGGMGARGKNFYTELAGRYGYGEAAETIQDLFLSGRKAEAAAAVPDGLVHGVTLLGSPGHVAERAAAFVAAGVTTLNATPIATTHERRVKDIARLKEYVA
- a CDS encoding acyl-CoA dehydrogenase family protein — encoded protein: MTTMYPQFPAPSAKAERLYAEMIDFMQGEVLPAEATYEAYREAVGPEDHTLPPVVEELKEKARARGLWNLFLPAVSGLTQLEYAAIAELSGWSPDLAPEAINCQAPDTGNMELLHLVGTEEQKQRWLQPLLEGRIRSAFAMTEPAVASSDATNIETRIERDGDTYVINGRKWWITGAADPRCEVLIVMGKTDPTAPTHRQQSMVIVPTATPGVVIERSYPVFGRQDQHGHCAISFTDVRVPIANILGEEGGGFAAAQMRLGPGRIHHVMRALGAGERALSLMVERVQQRVAFGKPLAEQGAIQERIAESRIELEQARALCHRAAYAVDSAGNKAARQLISAAKVAVPRAVLNVIDRAIQVHGGAGISDATPLAALYGWHRAMRIFDGPDEVHLATLARHELGKEPLFKV
- a CDS encoding phosphotransferase family protein; amino-acid sequence: MAPDQSVVDLAAVRRWMDARGLGEGPLEQIAAMTGGTQNIMLRFRRADRPYVLRRGPEHLRKHSNASIMRECRVLAGLGGTPVPHPSFIAACEDPSVLAGAVFYLMEPVEGFNAGVELPSPHADEPSLRHRMGLEMARSLAALAEVDHEAVGLAGFGKPDGFLERQVGRWLGELATYDDLEGYPGPEIGDVQGLARWLDERRPARFAPGILHGDYHASNVMFARTGPEVAAIVDWEMSTIGDPLLDLGWLLATWDLPGGSADFGGRLMEAGGVATQSELVEAYAAAGGARRDLDRMDWYVVLACLKLGIILEGTHARACAGLAPVEVGDRLHDAAVRLLERAQSVIDG
- a CDS encoding PaaI family thioesterase, whose amino-acid sequence is MSGEVADWPDRPWARRWPGGGPEYGAAYGRMIDQMRGFLDHLAAAQPDEETLAQLGAELAYWSDRLKPLEVPEGERVFGRRVELPGRGQTMVPQFMVTGEDDQEVAGTVSFGDYFLGGNMAVHGGAIPLLFDEVLGRLAQSGGRAPCRTAYLKTDFRSITPIGPVLRVRAWFEREEGRKRFLRATLHHGEVLCAEADALFVELKPGQP
- a CDS encoding class I adenylate-forming enzyme family protein, encoding MTCSELSAPGHTLPAALTAAALRFADGTVHVHSPGRGITATVGELYDEARRVAGRLQAGGIGPGDVVAVQLPNCREAIVAYEAVLLTGATLLPIVHIYGPREVEFVLAESGARAIVMVDRWGSTDYAARVPSLRRQVETVETVVMIGGAVPDTVAWSDAMGDPVSGAVLEPVEPDEGAVAVLSYTSGTTSAPKGVQHSHAGLLAEIRSQPAILGQGEDAVALISFPFGHVAGLVSILRPLLLGTPTVVMDGWKPDVAIDLIASQAVTMTSGTPLHLATLLDALEAGAPLGSLDEYLVGAATVPSELVARADRLGIRAFRCYGSTEQPTISSGTARDPLEKRQFTDGLPTPGTQVRIVDERMRDVPRGVDGEVLTRGPELFLGYRDPSLDAETFLEDQDGRWLRTGDIGHLDSEGYLTITDRAKDVIIRAGETISSREVEDVLLGCPGVIDAAAVAVPDPYYGEKVGAIVVAAPGHAPTLETIQAHFAQAGLARQKTPEYVEVRDALPRTPIGKVRKAELRAEVRAALLRP